In the genome of Phlebotomus papatasi isolate M1 chromosome 2, Ppap_2.1, whole genome shotgun sequence, one region contains:
- the LOC129804145 gene encoding protein dj-1beta, with amino-acid sequence MSSIVSRSLLSLKSSIKQFHCTSRRMSKSALVIVAPGAEEMEAVIAIDVLRRSEVKVTVAGLVAGPIKCSRDVQVLPDVTLDKVLGNEYDAVVLPGGLGGSKALAESKEVGELLKRQEGNNKLIAAICAGPTALLAHSIGVGKSITSYPSVKDQLTSTYKYVDDKTCVMDGQLITSRGPGTAFEFALKIAEQLAGAEKANAVAKGMLL; translated from the exons ATGTCATCAATTGTCAGCCGGTCACTTTTATCATTAAAATCTTCAATCAAGCAATTTCACTGTACATCCAGAAGAATGTCCAAGAGTGCTCTTGTGATTGTGGCACCAGGTGCCGAAGAGATGGAGGCTGTAATTGCTATTGATGTCTTGCGGCGCAGTGAG GTCAAAGTTACTGTTGCCGGATTGGTAGCTGGACCTATAAAATGCTCAAGGGATGTCCAAGTTCTTCCTGATGTGACTCTCGATAAAGTTCTTGGAAATGAATATGATGCCGTTGTCTTGCCCGGAGGTTTAGGTGGATCAAAGGCCCTTGCAGAATCCAAAGAAGTAGGGGAGCTTCTTAAGCGTCAAGAGGGCAATAATAAACTAATTGCAGCAATTTGTGCTGGTCCAACTGCTCTTCTGGCACATTCAATTGGCGTGGGGAAAAGCATCACATCCTATCCCAGTGTAAAGGATCAACTGACAAGCACCTACAAGTACGTCGACGATAAAACCTGTGTTATGGATGGTCAATTGATTACGAGCCGTGGTCCGGGAACTGCCTTTgaatttgctctaaaaattGCGGAACAACTCGCAGGAGCTGAGAAGGCTAATGCCGTGGCCAAGGGGAtgcttttgtaa